A region of Desulfuromonas sp. TF DNA encodes the following proteins:
- a CDS encoding tetratricopeptide repeat protein, with the protein MDFPMELTNPRLRRSIVTLLILSAGIIVYANTFQAPFVLDDTPSIVNNKAIRSLANFYPYGSGYFLPGRSVAYLSFALNYHFGGLDVTGYHAVNLIIHLISGLLVYALLRLTFCTPFFEDHHRQPTAGPETQPGILSFFASRRSFIPLFAALLFVVHPVQTQSVTYIVQRMTSLATMFYLLSIVLYVMARLSGERGGSGEREPAEKEPATAAKVRIKPVLLIFGAVLSAVLAMLTKPIAFTLPLAVFLYELCFFHGALRKRMVYLAPLLATLPVIPLTILGVGGTSDHILLDAGDQLRVGSDISRLDYLFTQFRVLVTYLRLLVFPVNQNLDYDHPVYATFFTPPVIFSFLLLAAFFGAAMFLFLATRRAGASSTLRARLPSCLVDPAARLVAFGFCWFFLALAVESSFVPIVDVLVEHRLYLPSVGIAAAFATALYLLARNLSRPTGAKCLALVSLALVMTLGFATWQRNHVWGNAVRLWTDVVEKSPNKGRASNNLGVALEQAGRRTDAFRMMSRAIEVEPGYYKAYYNLADLYLVSDRPDDALPLLQAAIRLQPQFTEAYVKLGAALMRGGRFRDVIAFLEQNLDRVKEEPEARFYLGAAYAFLGNRQAAMRELDILTRFDSAFAATLSGLLGSKSNHGFIHGSN; encoded by the coding sequence ATGGATTTTCCAATGGAACTCACTAACCCCCGCCTGCGGCGATCGATTGTCACTCTGCTGATTCTGTCGGCCGGCATTATCGTTTATGCCAACACCTTCCAGGCGCCCTTTGTTCTCGATGATACGCCATCGATCGTCAACAATAAGGCGATCAGGAGTCTCGCCAACTTTTATCCGTACGGATCGGGATACTTTCTGCCGGGTCGGAGCGTCGCCTACCTGAGTTTTGCTCTTAATTACCACTTCGGCGGTCTTGACGTAACCGGCTATCACGCGGTTAATCTGATAATTCATTTGATTTCCGGTCTGCTGGTTTACGCCCTGCTGCGACTGACCTTTTGCACCCCATTTTTCGAGGACCACCACAGGCAGCCGACGGCGGGACCGGAAACGCAGCCGGGAATTCTTTCGTTTTTCGCCTCCAGACGATCTTTCATCCCCCTGTTCGCCGCATTGCTGTTCGTCGTTCATCCGGTCCAGACTCAGTCCGTGACCTACATCGTGCAGAGGATGACCTCGCTGGCAACCATGTTTTACCTGTTGTCCATCGTCCTGTACGTGATGGCCAGACTATCCGGCGAGAGGGGAGGCTCCGGTGAACGGGAACCGGCAGAGAAGGAACCTGCCACAGCCGCGAAGGTAAGAATCAAGCCCGTTTTGCTGATTTTCGGGGCGGTTCTTTCCGCGGTCCTGGCGATGCTGACCAAGCCGATAGCCTTCACCCTGCCTCTGGCTGTTTTCCTCTACGAGCTCTGTTTCTTCCATGGTGCGCTGCGAAAGCGCATGGTTTACCTGGCGCCGCTTCTGGCGACCCTGCCCGTCATTCCGCTGACCATCCTCGGTGTCGGCGGGACCTCCGACCATATCCTGCTGGACGCCGGCGACCAGCTGCGGGTCGGCAGCGACATCTCCCGGCTCGATTACCTGTTCACCCAGTTCCGCGTGCTTGTTACCTACCTGCGGCTGCTGGTTTTTCCGGTCAACCAGAATCTCGACTACGACCACCCGGTGTACGCGACCTTTTTTACCCCTCCGGTCATTTTCTCCTTCCTGCTCCTGGCGGCCTTCTTCGGCGCGGCCATGTTCCTGTTCCTTGCCACCCGGAGGGCCGGCGCTTCCTCGACGCTCAGGGCGCGGCTCCCGTCGTGCCTCGTCGATCCTGCGGCACGACTGGTCGCCTTCGGCTTCTGCTGGTTCTTCCTGGCCCTCGCCGTCGAATCAAGTTTTGTTCCGATCGTCGACGTGCTGGTTGAACATCGCCTCTACCTGCCAAGCGTCGGCATCGCAGCAGCCTTTGCCACGGCCCTTTACCTGCTGGCCCGGAACCTTAGCCGGCCGACCGGCGCGAAATGCCTGGCCCTGGTTTCGCTGGCGCTGGTGATGACCCTTGGGTTTGCCACCTGGCAGCGCAACCACGTCTGGGGGAATGCCGTCCGCCTGTGGACGGATGTGGTCGAAAAATCCCCAAACAAAGGCAGAGCCTCCAACAATCTCGGCGTCGCTCTGGAGCAGGCCGGCAGGAGGACGGACGCCTTCAGGATGATGTCCCGGGCCATCGAGGTCGAACCCGGGTATTACAAGGCCTACTACAACCTGGCCGACCTCTACCTGGTCAGCGATCGGCCCGATGACGCGCTGCCGCTGCTGCAGGCCGCCATCAGGCTCCAGCCGCAATTCACGGAGGCCTATGTGAAATTGGGCGCGGCTCTGATGCGGGGGGGCAGGTTTCGCGATGTGATCGCGTTTCTGGAACAGAACCTCGATCGGGTCAAAGAAGAGCCCGAGGCTCGATTCTATCTGGGCGCCGCTTACGCTTTCCTCGGAAACCGTCAGGCCGCAATGCGAGAACTGGACATACTGACCCGATTCGATTCCGCTTTCGCCGCTACCCTGTCGGGCCTGCTGGGATCGAAGTCGAACCACGGTTTCATCCATGGAAGCAATTAG
- a CDS encoding tetratricopeptide repeat protein translates to MEAISHYRQVLPAILLILLAGGIAYANTFQVPFVMDDTYVIASNPVIQDLQNFFSDHTEGDLYPPRILGYLSFALNHYFGGLNVVGYHLVNLSIHLFTAVLAFYLTRLTFRTPRLRMSRLAPHANLVALLAGLLFVVHPVQTQAVTYIVQRMASMTTMFYLLSMALYVKSRLALDGEKEKIFSRKGLILTAGSVGCAILAMKTKEIAFTLPLAAVLYEACFFTGDWKRRLLNLSPLLATLPVVPISVLTSTPSKGQLLADLSEKTLAAGTLSRMDYLLTQFRVMVTYLRLLVLPVNQNLDYDYPHYSRFFTPPVLLSFLLLIAMFSLAMYILWRTRSASPSTGGDAPCSRTVPGSSVTVDPSLRLVSFGLCWFFLTLAVESSLVPLVDVIAEHRLYLPSFGLFAAFSVALSLVIVKFSGSAGVPRLILGMTLLLSFAFGFATYQRNDVWGDGVSLWQDVVAKSPEKARGYNNLGEILNRKGRFPEAIASLRRALELDPFFKPEAYHNLGYAYIMTDRSSEAVPLLKTAIRIDPDSTTALVILGMAYNQLRLFPQTVALLEENLDRLGKIVEVHYHLGVAYAFLGDVDAARRELEIVSQFDRPEMKADLIRLLNMKASWRPSRERN, encoded by the coding sequence ATGGAAGCAATTAGCCACTACCGGCAGGTTCTGCCGGCAATCCTCCTGATCCTGCTGGCCGGCGGCATCGCCTACGCCAACACCTTCCAGGTTCCTTTTGTGATGGATGACACCTATGTCATTGCCTCCAATCCCGTCATTCAGGATCTGCAAAACTTCTTCTCCGATCATACGGAAGGGGATCTATATCCGCCCAGGATCCTCGGATATCTCTCCTTTGCCCTCAACCACTATTTTGGCGGGCTCAATGTCGTCGGATATCACCTCGTCAACCTCTCTATCCACCTGTTCACGGCTGTATTGGCCTTTTACCTGACCCGGCTTACCTTCAGGACCCCGCGATTGCGCATGAGCCGGCTCGCGCCGCACGCGAACCTGGTGGCGCTGCTGGCCGGCTTGCTGTTCGTCGTGCACCCGGTCCAAACCCAGGCGGTGACCTATATCGTCCAGCGCATGGCGTCCATGACGACAATGTTTTACCTGCTGTCGATGGCGCTGTACGTCAAGAGCAGGCTGGCTCTTGACGGAGAAAAAGAGAAGATCTTCTCCCGAAAAGGCCTCATCCTCACGGCGGGGTCTGTCGGATGTGCAATCCTGGCCATGAAAACCAAGGAGATCGCCTTCACCCTGCCTCTTGCAGCCGTGCTGTACGAAGCATGCTTTTTCACGGGAGATTGGAAAAGACGATTGCTGAATCTGTCGCCGCTCCTGGCCACCCTGCCCGTGGTGCCGATAAGCGTTCTGACGAGCACTCCATCGAAGGGGCAGCTGCTGGCAGACCTCAGCGAGAAGACACTAGCGGCCGGAACCCTGTCGAGAATGGACTATCTGCTGACCCAATTCCGGGTGATGGTCACGTACCTGCGCCTGCTCGTTCTGCCGGTCAACCAGAATCTCGACTACGACTATCCCCATTATTCACGGTTTTTCACCCCGCCGGTTCTGCTGTCGTTCCTGTTGCTGATTGCGATGTTTTCCCTGGCCATGTACATTCTCTGGCGAACCCGCTCCGCCAGCCCCTCAACCGGTGGCGATGCGCCCTGCTCCAGAACCGTCCCCGGCTCCTCCGTCACCGTCGACCCGTCGCTCCGCCTGGTTTCCTTCGGCCTCTGCTGGTTTTTTCTCACCCTGGCCGTGGAGTCGAGCCTTGTCCCGCTTGTGGACGTCATCGCCGAGCATCGTCTCTACCTCCCCTCCTTCGGTCTGTTCGCGGCCTTTTCCGTGGCCTTATCTCTTGTAATTGTCAAATTCAGCGGTTCGGCCGGAGTTCCCCGTCTCATCCTCGGGATGACCCTGCTGTTGTCCTTCGCTTTTGGTTTCGCGACCTATCAGCGCAACGATGTTTGGGGGGACGGCGTCAGCCTCTGGCAGGATGTGGTGGCAAAATCTCCCGAAAAAGCCCGAGGATACAATAACCTGGGCGAGATTCTGAACAGAAAGGGTCGGTTTCCCGAGGCGATAGCTTCACTGAGACGGGCCCTGGAGCTGGATCCCTTTTTTAAGCCCGAAGCCTACCACAATCTCGGATACGCTTACATCATGACCGATCGGAGCTCCGAAGCCGTGCCTTTGCTGAAGACCGCGATCCGGATTGATCCCGACTCTACCACGGCCCTGGTCATACTGGGGATGGCGTACAACCAGCTGAGGCTCTTCCCCCAGACGGTAGCCCTGCTGGAAGAGAATCTCGATCGGCTCGGCAAAATCGTCGAGGTTCATTATCATCTCGGCGTCGCCTATGCCTTTCTCGGCGATGTCGACGCCGCCAGGAGAGAGCTCGAGATCGTCTCGCAATTTGACCGTCCCGAGATGAAAGCCGATTTGATCCGCCTGCTGAATATGAAGGCTTCCTGGCGGCCGTCGAGAGAGCGCAATTGA
- a CDS encoding STT3 domain-containing protein has translation LAGLFVFPLFYYFNKLGFGASAVLGGLVGSFSHAYYDRTMMGRVDTDLLNTFFPIATASFILSMHKDKSRFANLGLALGAGLTMYLFNWWYQQPMFILLFLFFMAIHLVVGRVVDWKYLVPILLIFPLASGPGYALQIFDSLRTFLWTYISPPATGQIVWPNVMDTIAEARSRGIAANLEMLHGFLPMVAAGFAGLIYLYARRFKQMIPITPLLVLGVWSMVGPTRFAMYMAPLIGVGAGVLIEVLVKYAGARIRLLKPAVPLVGIALMFALFFSTSAYTGYSKTPLPVLKPKTVRAMLDIKSIVPLHSAMFTPFWEYGYPLMNIGEFATYHDGGTQGGIRTTLAARAMTSTDQGEMVSLLAYLEENGFVGLAQSIRKENLSADDMLERVFHHTGDFRGDHVYVLYLEEMLEKFRSMAYSGTWDFDRKTNNPMDYLYLTCTPEDNGVMNCREGRIDLGRGTVSNGANYAPLVAALFINNGTVVNRIDYASSQGYYLQVLMKNSRIFDVQMVEPPLFWSNFNQQYLLGNYDRRYFEEVYNNFPVGRVLKVKSTLPLAQQPAR, from the coding sequence TCTGGCCGGGCTCTTCGTTTTCCCCCTGTTCTATTATTTCAACAAGCTCGGCTTCGGCGCCTCGGCCGTATTGGGAGGACTGGTCGGGTCGTTCAGCCACGCCTATTACGACCGGACCATGATGGGGCGGGTCGACACCGATCTTCTCAACACCTTTTTCCCGATCGCCACGGCGAGCTTCATCCTCTCCATGCATAAAGACAAAAGCCGGTTCGCCAACCTCGGCCTTGCCCTCGGCGCCGGACTGACCATGTACCTGTTCAACTGGTGGTACCAGCAGCCGATGTTCATTCTTTTGTTCCTGTTCTTCATGGCGATCCATCTCGTGGTCGGTCGGGTCGTCGACTGGAAATACCTTGTGCCGATTCTCCTGATCTTCCCCCTGGCTTCCGGTCCCGGTTACGCGCTTCAGATTTTCGATTCCCTGCGCACCTTCCTGTGGACCTATATTTCCCCGCCCGCCACGGGGCAGATCGTCTGGCCGAACGTCATGGACACCATCGCCGAGGCCCGGAGCCGCGGCATCGCGGCCAATCTCGAGATGCTGCACGGCTTTCTGCCGATGGTCGCGGCGGGCTTTGCCGGGCTGATCTACCTCTACGCCAGGCGTTTCAAGCAGATGATCCCCATTACCCCACTGCTGGTCTTGGGCGTCTGGTCGATGGTGGGGCCGACCCGGTTCGCCATGTACATGGCGCCGCTGATCGGGGTCGGCGCCGGGGTGCTGATCGAAGTGCTGGTGAAATACGCCGGAGCGAGGATCCGCCTTCTCAAGCCTGCCGTGCCGCTTGTCGGCATCGCCCTGATGTTCGCGCTCTTTTTCTCCACCAGCGCCTATACCGGCTACTCCAAAACGCCCCTCCCGGTCCTCAAACCCAAAACCGTCAGGGCCATGCTGGATATCAAAAGCATCGTGCCGCTTCACTCGGCGATGTTCACGCCCTTCTGGGAGTACGGTTATCCCCTGATGAATATTGGGGAGTTCGCCACGTATCATGACGGCGGCACTCAGGGGGGGATCCGCACCACCCTGGCGGCCAGGGCGATGACCTCGACGGACCAGGGGGAGATGGTGTCGCTGCTGGCCTACCTGGAAGAGAACGGCTTCGTCGGCCTGGCACAGTCGATCCGGAAGGAAAACCTGTCGGCCGACGACATGCTGGAGCGGGTTTTCCACCATACAGGGGACTTCCGGGGAGACCATGTTTATGTTCTCTATCTCGAGGAAATGCTGGAAAAATTCCGTTCAATGGCCTATTCCGGCACCTGGGACTTCGACCGGAAGACCAACAATCCCATGGATTACCTGTATCTGACCTGCACGCCCGAGGACAATGGCGTCATGAACTGCCGCGAAGGCCGGATCGACCTGGGCAGGGGGACCGTCAGCAATGGAGCTAACTATGCTCCGCTCGTAGCAGCACTCTTCATCAATAATGGCACGGTCGTCAACCGGATCGACTATGCTTCCAGCCAGGGCTACTATCTGCAGGTGCTGATGAAGAACAGCAGGATCTTCGATGTCCAGATGGTCGAGCCCCCTCTGTTCTGGAGCAACTTCAACCAGCAGTATCTGCTCGGTAATTACGACCGGCGCTATTTTGAAGAGGTCTACAACAACTTTCCCGTGGGAAGGGTCCTGAAGGTCAAAAGCACGCTGCCCCTTGCGCAACAGCCCGCTCGATGA
- a CDS encoding arylsulfotransferase family protein, translating to MKHGSRVTALFLKLYFALSALCLVFLIGAGVVLFKVFPYTFLKSGADALVDWKNNWQTYTIRPQAPFLRKNEFGASGVLVHEKGRAYDGVTLYGGVEGKHLSLYLIDMDGNPLHHWDVSFKKIWPEGSKHLKSQPEDLHQALVGYHLLENGDVILNLYRVGMVRLDRCGNVVWRLPIRAHHLFSFTPQGTLWVPCEEAGDRHYGRKENGLGTVSLTITDPEAICEVSLAGELLRSVDPVEAFFHSSMGPMLMPSGMAEYESYHFTSNGDTFTHINDVEVVTEAFAKDFLRFKPGDLLMSLCTQNMLAVMDPDTETIKWSMKGPFFNQHDPDLLPNGKISIFDNLGAAIDPNADDGSRILEVDPLTGASRTVVGSSKANFFLTETEGNKQHLPNGNLLITESVRGRIFEVDKSGEIVWSFVTRWDDDEVVITHEGIRYPASYAAFIAEGCQ from the coding sequence ATGAAGCATGGTTCGAGAGTAACCGCTCTTTTCCTGAAGCTTTATTTTGCCCTGTCGGCGCTGTGTCTCGTCTTCCTGATCGGTGCCGGGGTGGTGCTGTTCAAGGTGTTCCCCTACACGTTTCTCAAGAGCGGGGCCGATGCGCTTGTCGACTGGAAGAACAACTGGCAGACCTACACGATCCGTCCGCAGGCACCCTTCCTGAGGAAGAACGAGTTCGGTGCCAGCGGAGTCCTGGTCCACGAAAAAGGGCGCGCCTACGATGGCGTAACTCTTTATGGCGGAGTGGAGGGCAAGCACCTGAGCCTCTACCTGATCGACATGGACGGCAACCCGCTTCATCACTGGGATGTCTCTTTCAAAAAAATCTGGCCGGAAGGGAGCAAGCACCTCAAGTCGCAGCCGGAAGATCTGCACCAGGCGCTCGTCGGCTACCATCTGCTCGAAAACGGTGACGTGATCCTTAACCTGTACAGGGTCGGCATGGTTCGCCTGGATCGTTGCGGCAATGTCGTCTGGAGGCTGCCCATCCGTGCGCACCACCTGTTCAGTTTCACTCCGCAAGGGACCCTCTGGGTTCCCTGCGAGGAGGCTGGTGATCGGCATTATGGAAGAAAAGAAAACGGCCTGGGGACGGTCAGCCTGACGATCACCGACCCGGAAGCGATCTGTGAAGTATCGTTGGCAGGCGAACTGCTGCGATCCGTGGACCCGGTCGAGGCCTTTTTCCACAGCAGCATGGGGCCCATGCTGATGCCATCGGGTATGGCGGAATACGAGAGCTACCATTTCACATCCAACGGCGATACTTTTACGCATATCAACGATGTTGAGGTTGTCACCGAAGCGTTTGCAAAGGATTTCCTGAGATTCAAGCCCGGGGATCTGTTGATGTCGTTATGCACGCAGAACATGCTGGCGGTCATGGATCCGGACACCGAGACGATCAAGTGGAGCATGAAGGGGCCGTTCTTTAATCAGCACGATCCGGATCTGCTGCCCAACGGAAAGATCTCGATTTTCGACAATCTCGGCGCCGCCATCGATCCGAACGCGGATGACGGCAGCCGCATTCTCGAAGTCGACCCGCTTACCGGCGCATCCCGGACCGTGGTCGGCAGCAGCAAGGCGAACTTCTTCCTCACGGAAACCGAGGGCAACAAGCAGCATCTGCCTAACGGCAACCTGCTGATCACCGAATCGGTGCGCGGGCGGATCTTCGAGGTCGATAAGAGCGGGGAAATCGTCTGGAGTTTTGTCACCCGTTGGGACGATGACGAAGTCGTCATTACTCACGAGGGGATTCGCTACCCGGCAAGTTACGCGGCCTTCATCGCAGAAGGCTGTCAATAA
- a CDS encoding flippase, which yields MNPLWYRFLPGFIRERLAGRTTLLTAMDNTGWMMGDQVIRKVVGLVVGVLVARHFGPELYGEFSYAVAIVMIVSTIARLGLDEIAIRDMAKDPSSRDEILGTSFVMMLAGGFAAFLLAMIAVFLARPEGQLVQWLVAILAAGCIVEAFMAIEFWFESQMQWKFNVYAKTSAFLLVSCSKIVLIALNAPLIAFAWAGLAEAALGSLGLYLVYKGRGFSLKAWRFRLNMAQTLLRDCWPLILSALVTTIYLRIDQVMIGSMIGSAELGNYSVAVQLAEVWVFIPMVIYSAVFPAFVEIERDNEALFYAHLQKLYNMMALYAYLVALLVTFFAQEIIHFLFSYAYAEAGSLAAVLVWGLVFTSLGAARNILILAKNWTRVNLISIASGGVLNILMNLVLIPLYGAMGAAVSTLVSYWFAVHGSCFFFRPLRSTGRMMTRAMIYPKAW from the coding sequence ATGAATCCTCTCTGGTACAGATTCCTGCCGGGTTTTATTCGCGAAAGGCTCGCGGGCCGCACGACGCTGTTGACGGCCATGGACAACACCGGCTGGATGATGGGAGACCAGGTCATCCGGAAGGTCGTCGGTCTTGTGGTAGGCGTCCTTGTGGCCCGGCATTTCGGCCCGGAGCTTTACGGGGAATTCAGTTATGCCGTCGCCATTGTGATGATCGTCTCCACCATTGCCAGGCTCGGTCTGGATGAAATAGCCATACGGGACATGGCGAAGGACCCCTCCAGCAGAGACGAAATCCTCGGGACATCCTTTGTCATGATGCTGGCGGGGGGCTTTGCGGCTTTCCTGCTGGCCATGATTGCCGTGTTCCTGGCGCGGCCGGAGGGGCAGCTGGTCCAGTGGCTGGTCGCCATACTCGCCGCCGGCTGCATCGTTGAGGCGTTCATGGCCATCGAATTCTGGTTTGAATCCCAGATGCAGTGGAAATTCAATGTTTACGCCAAGACCTCTGCTTTCCTGCTGGTCAGCTGCTCTAAAATTGTCCTGATTGCCCTGAACGCGCCGCTCATAGCTTTCGCATGGGCGGGGCTGGCGGAGGCGGCCCTCGGTTCGCTGGGATTATATCTCGTCTATAAAGGCCGGGGATTTTCCCTCAAGGCCTGGCGGTTCAGACTGAACATGGCCCAAACTCTTCTGAGAGATTGCTGGCCCTTGATCCTCTCCGCTTTGGTCACCACGATCTACCTGCGGATCGATCAGGTCATGATAGGCAGCATGATCGGCAGCGCAGAACTGGGGAACTATTCCGTTGCCGTGCAGCTAGCCGAAGTCTGGGTGTTCATTCCAATGGTTATTTATTCGGCGGTTTTTCCGGCTTTTGTCGAGATTGAAAGAGACAACGAGGCGCTTTTTTATGCGCACCTGCAGAAGCTGTACAATATGATGGCTTTGTATGCCTACCTCGTGGCCCTGCTGGTTACCTTTTTTGCCCAGGAGATCATACATTTCCTGTTTTCCTACGCGTATGCCGAGGCGGGCTCCCTGGCGGCGGTGCTGGTCTGGGGACTGGTTTTCACCAGCCTGGGCGCGGCCCGGAATATCTTGATACTGGCCAAAAACTGGACCCGGGTGAACCTGATCTCCATTGCGTCGGGCGGGGTCCTGAACATCCTGATGAACCTTGTGCTGATCCCTTTATACGGCGCCATGGGCGCTGCTGTTTCCACCCTGGTCTCTTACTGGTTCGCAGTGCACGGGAGCTGTTTTTTCTTTCGTCCTCTGCGATCCACCGGCCGGATGATGACCCGGGCGATGATTTACCCGAAAGCTTGGTGA
- a CDS encoding GNAT family N-acetyltransferase → MNSLQTMLIDAVPELSPFIPAWRALAEDAPMSSPEWLLAWWEVYAKPKDRLSLLLFHKSEGSLVGLAPLFLEDAEGKATYRILGVADDVTHHATWLAAPGWEDRIGKEVARYLLGCESSWKRLLFEAVDDEAEAVYATVRHLADNGLLHHRRQINSCWRIDLPSTWDEYLQTLSKSLRKRCRKLQRQFFDSGIMTLRQAETEAELNEGFEILLKLHSARWGSAEKPLGAFDDDKFHRFHQKVARTMLTRNQLRLAWLEYGDKPVAIEYQFFDDNTVYAYQAGVDLSVNDECSPGKLTMMAAIRFAIEHGCKWFDLLRGNDPYKANWRAVPRPCHDLRVWSRRSPGRMEWFLWNGYTMAVRYLKPVLPEKLVHRTLLLLRGMKKS, encoded by the coding sequence GTGAACTCTTTGCAAACGATGTTGATCGATGCGGTCCCCGAGCTGTCCCCCTTTATTCCTGCCTGGCGTGCATTGGCTGAAGATGCGCCAATGAGTTCCCCGGAGTGGCTGCTGGCATGGTGGGAGGTTTATGCCAAGCCGAAAGACAGGCTTTCTCTTCTGCTCTTCCATAAGTCCGAGGGCAGCCTCGTCGGCCTGGCGCCCCTTTTTCTGGAGGACGCCGAAGGGAAGGCAACCTATCGAATCCTGGGCGTGGCCGACGACGTCACGCATCATGCGACCTGGCTTGCCGCCCCCGGATGGGAAGACCGCATCGGAAAGGAAGTCGCCCGCTACCTTCTCGGCTGTGAATCAAGCTGGAAGCGACTACTCTTCGAGGCGGTCGACGATGAGGCAGAAGCTGTTTATGCAACAGTGCGCCACCTGGCCGACAATGGTTTGCTTCATCATCGAAGACAGATCAACAGCTGCTGGAGAATTGATCTTCCGTCGACCTGGGATGAGTATCTGCAGACGCTCTCCAAGTCGCTGCGCAAACGCTGCCGCAAATTGCAGCGCCAATTTTTCGACTCGGGTATAATGACCCTTCGACAGGCGGAGACCGAAGCCGAGTTGAATGAAGGGTTCGAGATTCTCCTGAAACTGCATTCCGCCAGATGGGGGAGCGCAGAAAAACCGCTCGGAGCTTTTGACGACGACAAGTTCCATCGATTCCACCAAAAGGTTGCCAGAACAATGCTGACCAGAAATCAACTTCGACTGGCCTGGTTGGAATACGGTGACAAGCCCGTCGCGATTGAATACCAGTTTTTTGACGACAATACCGTCTATGCCTACCAGGCGGGAGTCGACCTGTCGGTCAATGATGAATGCTCTCCCGGAAAGCTGACCATGATGGCGGCAATCCGGTTTGCCATCGAGCATGGCTGCAAATGGTTCGACCTGCTGCGCGGAAATGACCCCTACAAGGCAAACTGGCGGGCCGTCCCTCGGCCGTGTCACGATCTGAGGGTCTGGTCGCGCCGAAGCCCGGGGCGCATGGAGTGGTTCCTTTGGAATGGCTATACCATGGCCGTTCGGTATCTTAAACCTGTTCTTCCAGAAAAACTGGTCCATCGGACCCTGCTGCTTCTGCGTGGAATGAAGAAATCCTGA
- a CDS encoding class I SAM-dependent methyltransferase: MLIPRLRGLKNAILLLCSGEWREFLVRLRITLGQIDLKDDHTEAISERTHYYADSGGLAFDRIMSHFAIGSEDAIVDFGCGKGGILISLAKYPFAKIAGVEISPELVEIAKKNIRKLKIDRVEISCCDAADFQDLDDFNYFYFFDPFPCVVMKDVIRNIERSVAAEPRPATIIYLNPHCHELLDSSEVFRKTGELAHFQHECFVYSNRGDARDEALEAQ, from the coding sequence ATGCTCATACCGCGCCTGCGAGGATTGAAAAACGCCATATTGCTTCTCTGTTCCGGAGAATGGCGGGAATTCCTGGTCCGGTTGCGAATCACGCTCGGCCAGATCGACCTGAAGGATGACCACACCGAGGCGATTTCGGAGCGGACACACTACTACGCCGATTCCGGTGGGCTGGCCTTCGACAGGATCATGTCGCACTTCGCCATCGGCAGCGAGGATGCCATCGTCGATTTCGGCTGCGGCAAGGGCGGGATCCTCATCTCCCTGGCCAAGTATCCGTTCGCGAAAATTGCCGGGGTGGAGATCTCTCCGGAACTTGTCGAAATCGCAAAAAAAAATATTCGCAAGCTCAAGATCGACAGGGTGGAGATCTCCTGCTGCGACGCAGCGGATTTCCAGGATCTCGACGATTTCAACTACTTTTATTTCTTCGATCCGTTCCCGTGTGTGGTCATGAAAGACGTAATACGGAATATTGAAAGATCGGTTGCCGCCGAACCCCGACCGGCGACCATCATTTATCTGAATCCCCACTGCCACGAACTCCTTGACTCGAGTGAGGTTTTTCGCAAAACAGGGGAGTTGGCACATTTCCAGCACGAGTGTTTCGTCTATTCGAACCGTGGCGATGCCCGGGACGAGGCCTTGGAAGCACAATAG
- a CDS encoding YkgJ family cysteine cluster protein gives MKERANPCIGCPATCCSLKGRCGLRLSRDEFNRHFKDFGDFLEVREECGTIVISSKEGRVCPHLGENGCRIYPDRPVDCRLCPHQMLPVFETKDKVKIMLYLDPVCVENQTFDFPEEEARAYVEEFGRKVYGNKQIIVQVFRDSFLLKLRNKCEVLFVKLFQKLGFDL, from the coding sequence ATGAAGGAACGAGCCAACCCGTGCATTGGTTGCCCCGCGACCTGCTGCTCGCTGAAAGGGCGGTGTGGCCTGAGGCTTTCCAGGGATGAATTTAACAGGCATTTCAAGGATTTTGGGGACTTCCTCGAGGTGAGGGAAGAGTGCGGCACGATCGTCATCTCTTCGAAAGAGGGGCGGGTCTGCCCGCACCTCGGCGAGAACGGCTGCCGTATATACCCCGACCGGCCGGTCGACTGTCGACTCTGCCCGCACCAGATGCTCCCGGTCTTTGAGACAAAAGACAAAGTGAAAATCATGCTCTATCTCGATCCGGTGTGTGTCGAGAACCAAACCTTCGATTTTCCGGAAGAAGAGGCCAGGGCCTACGTCGAGGAGTTCGGCCGGAAAGTCTACGGCAACAAACAGATCATCGTGCAGGTCTTCCGGGACAGCTTCCTGCTCAAACTCAGGAACAAGTGCGAAGTGCTGTTCGTTAAACTTTTCCAGAAGCTGGGGTTTGATCTGTGA